The following proteins come from a genomic window of Methylorubrum populi:
- the radC gene encoding RadC family protein — translation MVRRTAEPPALPGLAEAAPASAGDAPHYHGHRERLRARFAEAGAEALADYELLELALFRSIPRRDVKPLAKALIRRFGSFAEVVSAEPARLAEVEGVSAGVAADLKLIEAAGRRLARGAIAGRPLLSSWSALLEYLRATMAFSGREEFRVLFLDRRNHLIADEVQGRGTVDHTPVYPREVARRALELSATAIILAHNHPSGDPAPSGADIRMTREIVSVLDPLGIVVHDHVILGRDGHASLKGLKLI, via the coding sequence ATGGTCCGCCGGACGGCCGAACCGCCCGCCCTGCCGGGTCTCGCCGAGGCGGCTCCGGCCTCCGCCGGGGACGCCCCGCACTATCACGGCCATCGCGAGCGCCTGCGCGCCCGCTTCGCCGAGGCCGGCGCCGAGGCGCTGGCCGATTACGAGCTCCTCGAACTCGCCCTGTTCCGATCGATCCCGCGGCGGGACGTGAAGCCGCTCGCCAAGGCACTGATCCGCCGGTTCGGCTCCTTCGCCGAAGTGGTCAGCGCCGAGCCCGCCCGGCTCGCCGAGGTGGAGGGCGTCAGCGCCGGTGTCGCCGCCGACTTGAAGCTGATCGAGGCCGCCGGCCGTCGACTCGCCCGCGGCGCCATCGCAGGCCGTCCGCTGCTCTCATCGTGGAGCGCGCTTCTCGAATATCTGCGCGCCACCATGGCCTTCTCCGGCCGCGAGGAGTTCCGGGTGCTGTTCCTCGACCGGCGCAACCACCTGATCGCCGACGAGGTGCAGGGCCGCGGCACCGTCGATCACACCCCGGTCTATCCCCGCGAGGTGGCCCGCCGCGCGCTCGAACTCTCGGCCACCGCGATCATCCTTGCCCACAACCATCCCTCCGGCGATCCGGCGCCGTCGGGCGCCGACATCCGCATGACGCGGGAGATCGTCTCGGTGCTCGATCCCCTCGGGATCGTCGTGCACGACCATGTCATCCTCGGCCGCGACGGCCATGCGAGCCTGAAAGGGCTCAAGCTGATCTGA